taataatactatagacattttctattatattttttgcaatatatttttgttaaggtCAACACATTTATGCCTAAAAGTCCTCGGCGACCTATTGGATTTATGAGGCCACCTTTAACTACTAAATCAGTAAGTGCGAATTATGTATCAAAATCTATGGCTTTTTCAAGTAGTTCAGATGAAGAAATGTATGATGGTCTTGGTGGTCGCTCAAAACCAGATGTATACCCTAGTCGACAGAAAccagtaataaaaaaacgaaaattagtttctaattttaaaaaaaaaccacctcCATCAAATGGTAATACAACTTTGGATAGTTTTTTATCTGCcgaaatactttaataatgtatctctttactacaaaaaaaaaaaaaacatataattgtaatgtttatagtatttatttgacaatattaaattatgttcaaataacaatattagaaTTCTTGTAAgtacattaattttcttttttaatgatttatcaatttttttttttttaatgaatgaaTTGCAGTttcttattaaagtataattcaatttaaatatgtaaacataaatTGCTCATTATCATTACAAACattattgttgatttaataatattacattttgaacaCACTTTGGTGTTTGGCtcctataaaaacaatatcaagtatattaaaagaactgaaaaatatttgtaatatgaattaataattaaacaatatatttatatttaattagtaacaaaaatatattacctctGGATGACTATTATAACATCCTCCTAGTTTCCGTCTATAAAAAGAGTTGAGATTCAGTTTGTTGCAACTATGATCAGTGATTATACCTgatgtgtttttatattctacTTTAACTGGGTTAACACTCAAATGACTTTGACTGCTCTCTGCATTTTTTACAACAACGAGAAGTAAGTTTGAATGGGCTAtacgttttacaaaaaatggcCTAAAAAACattcacatatatattaaagtactaagtattatgattattagcCCCTCTCCCATTATTAGCttctatgtttaaaatataattttagttaactcAAATGGTCACAGTTTAtggttgtaaatttaattctaatgtATTACATTCATACCATCACATTATTGTTACGATCCTAACCTTATAGTTGATCCAGCTGGTGGTGGAGCATCAAATCCTTCAGAAGTAAGGTGTTCATGTTCCAACATAAACAAGTCAGCTTTCTTATCGCAaggtttattgataattttatatttttctggaTTTTTATTGAGCATTGTGTCATCTACATAACCTAATGGGCAATTAAAATACGATGAGTTAAGATGTTCTATATTACCTGCATGTTTAATGATTACCTTCATCAATTGGCCATACATGAATAAAGTTGCCTTCGATCAATAACCAAAGTAAGTTCATCAAGAACATTTTTAGACTCGCAAACACTAAATAAAAtggctataaaaataatattaaacattcatattattaaaagaccAGTCTAttcttaaatcttaataatattaataaattataagtatacaatttaatttaatattaggcaAGGGCTATGAAAGATATTGTATTCTCCTCTAGCTTTTGAACTATActcactaaatattttgatggaagtcttaaaatttaaattatttacattttgaacATAATTTCTATTAGCAATTTagtaaatctatatatttttaatattataactcagtttatttttaaattaattaattaattcggCTTCTTTTTACAcaatggttatattatacactaaacTTGATTTTAACTAGTAtatgaaattgaatttaaattactgtTAATAAGTAGGACGATGCACTTGAAGCTGGTATTCTCTCTTTGCACAAAGCTTGGTAATCAAACATAGGTATAcgcctaaatattttttttgatatcatCGTTTCCATAATAACTCCAGTACTCTTTAATTCTGTTTGTGCAAAAAATCTGCCAGTATCTGCTGATATTTCTGATAGTACAACATATCCATTTTcatcaattatataacaatcaaGATGATCAGATGTGCATGGTAAACAACTTGTacactaaaaataactaaaagttaataaaaattaatcaatactaagatgaataaaaatgaattgttaacattttcattAGTTTGCGTGATTTCCATAAAGCGGTCATAAAATTTCTTGTGTAACATTTCATATCCAACTACTGATCCCGGTGCTTCATTATTTTCGTCTTCAACAAATATTGCATGACTGGCAgtgatttttagtttatcattGTCtcctattcataaaaaaaaaaaatgcattagtttgaatgataattttattaaaatattcatacaaaattaataaccagAATTAAAAGGCACTGAAAAAACAAACGCTTGTGGGTTAAGATTTCGATATAATACTGGACGTTTATACCAAACTTCTTCAACCGAACGATTATGAACATCTCCAAActgtctaaaattaaatacatacaattataaattttttttttagctaatattagaaaaataataataatgattattctgtatgttatacatacaattcaCCTTCAGCCAGATCAAGTATATGTTGCCATCTACTTAACCCTCCTTGGGTAGCCAAAAATCTTACACTAACATTATATTGGTTAACATAGCGTTTCCTAaggataaaaatagttaatttaagagtattaaattgataatttagaataaaaatcaatacgtcttattataataactcacTCAAATTCTGAAGTAGGATTCCaagttgaattatataatgcatGCGTTATTTTtgcatcaaaaaataataattgcatcaATTCTTTATCACctgaaatagtaaaatttgaacaaaattagcaaaaaatagataatttttgagataattttatattaacttacaGTAAAAGTCATCAATGTCTATTGGTTTTCTATCACATTCTCCTATTTaccatagaataaaattaaattaacaagaggtattataattttttaaaaaaagttgccCTTACGTCTATCAAAATCATCCattgaaatgttttcaaaatttgaagcTGGATATTGCTCTTTCCATTCCCAATCtggagaaaatattttttccataaaatgAAGCAATTTATCTTCAGGATTTTCAAATCTTCTCTCTGatgaatgaaaataatcaCAATACACCCtgaatttttatacagtaaaaatgtataaattatatttatctaagcTAAAaagaatgtataatatcttatatcaaaattatgttaCCAGTTTGGATGAATTTTCCATTtatcttgaaaatatttatcaaattgttcatctaaaacatatatttttatcaataattactttttaactataaatatatttttcaaacattcttaaaatataatatttacctttttctattgatttattaatttcatcacCAGCTTTAATCCAATTGTTGCCATAAGACGCAGGTAATACTAAACCAAGTGTAAACGGACCTTCTATTTTTGGATCTAATGcagtataatgataattacgaACTTCAGACCCAACTCgtctctaaataaataaatcctttttattattaatatttaaaatcttatttcttaatttcttattattactataccatATTGTCATAGTGAAACTTAATGCTTAAATTTTCCATGGATCCACGCTTGTGATTTACTATTGCTTCCCTTAACtacttaaataacaatataaaactattacatgtattcaaataattaatagtgttATTTCATACTTGAACTATATGTTGATGTGGCTGTCTTGGATCTTCGTCATTATCATCCAACATTTCCAGTTCGGTTAGATCAATACTATTGTGATTATCTTTAAGAATACCATCTTcctttaaagtataatttattaaaaaattaaatttgagcttaaaaaaaatatttatatagaatattcttTACTTACAACAGGTCTTAATTTTGGATGAAAAAGCACATATCCATTATTTGTAACAACGAATGCATAGCCATTTACACCaatctaaaatttcaaaaacaaattaagtactaattaattaaaatgacacCACACAGTTaatgtttctatttttattatgaacattttgtattaatttataatataattgttctatataatttaataattggtaccaataactattaaataataacaatagtaccTATGAGAACCCATTTAAAAGTTAACttgaataagaaataaaaaaataaaacattgttctattaatcatttttataagtataatatgtactaaaattatgaatactttATAAGGAAGTGttagtttttcaaattcaGCAATTGGTACATCAGTTCCAGCAACACCGAGCAAATCTCCTTGAACTTtactctaaaataaaataaatacattttttttttaatataacaaatttatcataaatacttACTAAGTAAGTAGCATAACTattgagaattaaaaattaattattactatactacagcttaaaactaaaaacaaataaattaaataaactaacctcattattagtttttcctctttttttattaaatattggtatGGAAATTGCAGTCATTGGCCTATATTCTTGATAATTTCCATCCTCATCTAAACTCTAAGCAACATCGttagaatataaaaaggtatttaataaaataaaattttaaagccAATACTACAATAAAGTGGTAACAACATTGGATTTCACGCtaggtaacatttttaaaggtGTATTGGTAACATTTCTAGaggtgtatttatataattatatacattagaaCTATTAAATACCAACATTAAtggttatagtataaattcactattaatttttttgtttatttcaaaGGATTGGAACTactgtgtttaatatttaggaTTTTGGTTTGGATACATACTGATAAACAAGAATTACCTCAGAActcaatatcaaatatttagaatCCATTTTATGTTGGTTAGGGAATTGTTTTTGTTCATTCAAATTAGCAGCGAGATCACTCATCTGCTTATCAAAAtccattgaattttttaatgcacTTGTTACATATGGATCCTAACAAAATGCtcttaacattaattatggCTATGAACtagaactttaaaaatacagcTAATAACTTATTCtacaaaatcaaaagtttTCACTTACAGAAATGTCCATAAACGTATGTGACCATGTAACAGGATGTTTTTCAGCTTGTAAAACTAGAGGTCTTGCCAAAACAGCAATGTATTTCAAAACACTTTCAAGTACTTCATCTTTTGAATGTACGTGTGCAAAACTAcctacaaacataaaataataaatactgttcaaacattacattaattatgtataaacactgtttttttaataagtgtaataattaagttgAGTTAGGTATAGCATTTACACAAACCTCTATTTTCACACGCAAGTCGCTCAAGTTCAGGTGTTGTAGTTATATCACGACCCATCATATAGGTGAATATGCGGACtggtatatttgtaaatttattattatcaatgcgATTGTGCTCTTGTACAACATCAAAAAGTTCTTCATTAGGATCATCATCCGTAATCAACATAATCATTTGATTACATGTTTCCTCAGAACATCTCTTGTTCTttctattctaaaataaaagaatattaatttaaaattgtacatactGAGTAAAAGAACATACCATACAGTAAAACCCTAagacactttttttaaaaaacaatatcatcttatgattgtgtaaaaaaaaattcagtgtGTCTTGCATTgccatttaagtatttaataggtTTTATAGGTTATTACTGTAGTTCATATGCTACCTACATTAGATAAAAGTTGAAAGGCTTCAATAAATGCCTTGCTGTAGTTTGCTGTAGAAGATGGTGATAATCTTGGATCTTCAATTATAGCTTTATGAAATGTGTAAAGATTTTCAGGAGTAGcctatcatataaaaattattaattatacttatcaacttgaacaaataataatttggattattattacctGAACTAACATTTCTTTAAAGCAAGTTACTAAGTAAGTAAAaccagtattaaaaaaaataatattaatcgaaTCATCATTGTTGAATGTTTTCAGTAGGGATTTAATTACAAGCTGAGAGATTGATTGATGCATGCCATTCATGGAACcagaaatatctaataaaattactacatCCTTTGAACAAGTTGCAGCTTGAATGTACCATGGTCGCAAACGGGTGTCAAATACACTAGGTTTAGCTGACCATCTTatagctaaaaatataataatattaaacatcaatGTATCATTTCTggatttataatgtattgatcATGCGGGAAAGATACACTCATTTCTCATttcatctattttataatactataaaatagctTATACATACTGATATATCAATATggtttattgatatataacatttaaagctttaatataattttaccagGATAATGACGCATAAATCCAGCTGTACTTCCAAAATATTGCCAAGAAAGAGATGGGTCACTgcgataattttgtaaaaatacttcATCTAATTTTTCAGACCATTGTAAAGGTATTTGGACATGTTcaactgaaaatattaatttaaatagaggaatataaaaataactaaaagtatacatacgtttttcatataatattgtaggtaaaTAAACTGCGCTGTAATCAGTATTAACAGATAATCCataaaaatgatcattttttGTCAGATTCATTGTTTTGAATTCTAAttgaataatagtttttcCTAGATCCAAAGATATATTTGGGGTAGTTCGGTCTGGATCATCAGAATCATCAATACCTTCAACTGGTGAATActtagcattaaaataagtataatttgaaattccaTTTTCTCCAtggaatttaaattcaaattcttCAGATAAACGTTCTGCTGCATCCATAAgacac
The DNA window shown above is from Aphis gossypii isolate Hap1 chromosome 2, ASM2018417v2, whole genome shotgun sequence and carries:
- the LOC114119786 gene encoding voltage-dependent calcium channel subunit alpha-2/delta-3 isoform X1, producing the protein MNIYINICTFLVAVLFVIYAIDVQDEKKNSLEELLVDNWAETFGKELWYLGQNITKSDEIRLRYKKLNETHVFRTNASQLLQNISTAMNRMIRLKMTAVSCLMDAAERLSEEFEFKFHGENGISNYTYFNAKYSPVEGIDDSDDPDRTTPNISLDLGKTIIQLEFKTMNLTKNDHFYGLSVNTDYSAVYLPTILYEKLEHVQIPLQWSEKLDEVFLQNYRSDPSLSWQYFGSTAGFMRHYPAIRWSAKPSVFDTRLRPWYIQAATCSKDVVILLDISGSMNGMHQSISQLVIKSLLKTFNNDDSINIIFFNTGFTYLVTCFKEMLVQATPENLYTFHKAIIEDPRLSPSSTANYSKAFIEAFQLLSNNRKNKRCSEETCNQMIMLITDDDPNEELFDVVQEHNRIDNNKFTNIPVRIFTYMMGRDITTTPELERLACENRGSFAHVHSKDEVLESVLKYIAVLARPLVLQAEKHPVTWSHTFMDISDPYVTSALKNSMDFDKQMSDLAANLNEQKQFPNQHKMDSKYLILSSESLDEDGNYQEYRPMTAISIPIFNKKRGKTNNESKVQGDLLGVAGTDVPIAEFEKLTLPYKIGVNGYAFVVTNNGYVLFHPKLRPVEDGILKDNHNSIDLTELEMLDDNDEDPRQPHQHIVQLREAIVNHKRGSMENLSIKFHYDNMRRVGSEVRNYHYTALDPKIEGPFTLGLVLPASYGNNWIKAGDEINKSIEKDEQFDKYFQDKWKIHPNWVYCDYFHSSERRFENPEDKLLHFMEKIFSPDWEWKEQYPASNFENISMDDFDRRECDRKPIDIDDFYCDKELMQLLFFDAKITHALYNSTWNPTSEFEKRYVNQYNVSVRFLATQGGLSRWQHILDLAEGELQFGDVHNRSVEEVWYKRPVLYRNLNPQAFVFSVPFNSGDNDKLKITASHAIFVEDENNEAPGSVVGYEMLHKKFYDRFMEITQTNENCTSCLPCTSDHLDCYIIDENGYVVLSEISADTGRFFAQTELKSTGVIMETMISKKIFRRIPMFDYQALCKERIPASSASSYLLTPFYLVFASLKMFLMNLLWLLIEGNFIHVWPIDEGYVDDTMLNKNPEKYKIINKPCDKKADLFMLEHEHLTSEGFDAPPPAGSTIRPFFVKRIAHSNLLLVVVKNAESSQSHLSVNPVKVEYKNTSGIITDHSCNKLNLNSFYRRKLGGCYNSHPEEPNTKVCSKCNIIKSTIMFVMIMSNLCLHI
- the LOC114119786 gene encoding voltage-dependent calcium channel subunit alpha-2/delta-3 isoform X2, whose protein sequence is MNIYINICTFLVAVLFVIYAIDVQDEKKNSLEELLVDNWAETFGKELWYLGQNITKSDEIRLRYKKLNETHVFRTNASQLLQNISTAMNRMIRLKMTAVSCLMDAAERLSEEFEFKFHGENGISNYTYFNAKYSPVEGIDDSDDPDRTTPNISLDLGKTIIQLEFKTMNLTKNDHFYGLSVNTDYSAVYLPTILYEKLEHVQIPLQWSEKLDEVFLQNYRSDPSLSWQYFGSTAGFMRHYPAIRWSAKPSVFDTRLRPWYIQAATCSKDVVILLDISGSMNGMHQSISQLVIKSLLKTFNNDDSINIIFFNTGFTYLVTCFKEMLVQATPENLYTFHKAIIEDPRLSPSSTANYSKAFIEAFQLLSNNRKNKRCSEETCNQMIMLITDDDPNEELFDVVQEHNRIDNNKFTNIPVRIFTYMMGRDITTTPELERLACENRGSFAHVHSKDEVLESVLKYIAVLARPLVLQAEKHPVTWSHTFMDISDPYVTSALKNSMDFDKQMSDLAANLNEQKQFPNQHKMDSKYLILSSESLDEDGNYQEYRPMTAISIPIFNKKRGKTNNESKVQGDLLGVAGTDVPIAEFEKLTLPYKIGVNGYAFVVTNNGYVLFHPKLRPVEDGILKDNHNSIDLTELEMLDDNDEDPRQPHQHIVQLREAIVNHKRGSMENLSIKFHYDNMRRVGSEVRNYHYTALDPKIEGPFTLGLVLPASYGNNWIKAGDEINKSIEKDEQFDKYFQDKWKIHPNWVYCDYFHSSERRFENPEDKLLHFMEKIFSPDWEWKEQYPASNFENISMDDFDRRECDRKPIDIDDFYCDKELMQLLFFDAKITHALYNSTWNPTSEFEKRYVNQYNVSVRFLATQGGLSRWQHILDLAEGELQFGDVHNRSVEEVWYKRPVLYRNLNPQAFVFSVPFNSGDNDKLKITASHAIFVEDENNEAPGSVVGYEMLHKKFYDRFMEITQTNENCTSCLPCTSDHLDCYIIDENGYVVLSEISADTGRFFAQTELKSTGVIMETMISKKIFRRIPMFDYQALCKERIPASSASSYLLTPFYLVFASLKMFLMNLLWLLIEGNFIHVWPIDEGYVDDTMLNKNPEKYKIINKPCDKKADLFMLEHEHLTSEGFDAPPPAGSTIRPFFVKRIAHSNLLLVVVKNAESSQSHLSVNPVKVEYKNTSGIITDHSCNKLNLNSFYRRKLGGCYNSHPEFF
- the LOC114119786 gene encoding voltage-dependent calcium channel subunit alpha-2/delta-3 isoform X3; this encodes MNIYINICTFLVAVLFVIYAIDVQDEKKNSLEELLVDNWAETFGKELWYLGQNITKSDEIRLRYKKLNETHVFRTNASQLLQNISTAMNRMIRLKMTAVSCLMDAAERLSEEFEFKFHGENGISNYTYFNAKYSPVEGIDDSDDPDRTTPNISLDLGKTIIQLEFKTMNLTKNDHFYGLSVNTDYSAVYLPTILYEKLEHVQIPLQWSEKLDEVFLQNYRSDPSLSWQYFGSTAGFMRHYPAIRWSAKPSVFDTRLRPWYIQAATCSKDVVILLDISGSMNGMHQSISQLVIKSLLKTFNNDDSINIIFFNTGFTYLVTCFKEMLVQATPENLYTFHKAIIEDPRLSPSSTANYSKAFIEAFQLLSNNRKNKRCSEETCNQMIMLITDDDPNEELFDVVQEHNRIDNNKFTNIPVRIFTYMMGRDITTTPELERLACENRGSFAHVHSKDEVLESVLKYIAVLARPLVLQAEKHPVTWSHTFMDISSLDEDGNYQEYRPMTAISIPIFNKKRGKTNNESKVQGDLLGVAGTDVPIAEFEKLTLPYKIGVNGYAFVVTNNGYVLFHPKLRPVEDGILKDNHNSIDLTELEMLDDNDEDPRQPHQHIVQLREAIVNHKRGSMENLSIKFHYDNMRRVGSEVRNYHYTALDPKIEGPFTLGLVLPASYGNNWIKAGDEINKSIEKDEQFDKYFQDKWKIHPNWVYCDYFHSSERRFENPEDKLLHFMEKIFSPDWEWKEQYPASNFENISMDDFDRRECDRKPIDIDDFYCDKELMQLLFFDAKITHALYNSTWNPTSEFEKRYVNQYNVSVRFLATQGGLSRWQHILDLAEGELQFGDVHNRSVEEVWYKRPVLYRNLNPQAFVFSVPFNSGDNDKLKITASHAIFVEDENNEAPGSVVGYEMLHKKFYDRFMEITQTNENCTSCLPCTSDHLDCYIIDENGYVVLSEISADTGRFFAQTELKSTGVIMETMISKKIFRRIPMFDYQALCKERIPASSASSYLLTPFYLVFASLKMFLMNLLWLLIEGNFIHVWPIDEGYVDDTMLNKNPEKYKIINKPCDKKADLFMLEHEHLTSEGFDAPPPAGSTIRPFFVKRIAHSNLLLVVVKNAESSQSHLSVNPVKVEYKNTSGIITDHSCNKLNLNSFYRRKLGGCYNSHPEEPNTKVCSKCNIIKSTIMFVMIMSNLCLHI